In the Paenibacillus pabuli genome, one interval contains:
- a CDS encoding glycoside hydrolase family 30 protein — protein sequence MKSRWRERRTAWIILSLGVCIVAGFGVWRMTCHTEEDAIPPPVEKKPATAEVWLTTGDQQHLLEPQQPISWNTSEANDSDADSDYTIIIDPSQTYQTMDGFGAAMTGSSTYLINQLPPEQRVQLLQELYTTEGLNLDMVRHTIGASDYSVDTSGKPSSYTYNDIESGTDYDMEHFSIDKDREVVDMLRQIVGLKPDIKVMGTPWTAPAWMKYGEKTMNGWYLDYSNPQVYEAYTRYFVKYIEAYQAQGVPIYGMTLQNEPEFTTASYPSMSMGAEEQAMFIRDYLGPAMQEAGMDTRIISYDHNWDQAVEYTGSVLSDEAAASYIDGSAFHCYAGEPSAMTDVHDRFPDKNIYFTECSGGEWSPEFGDNLSWQMSNLMIGASRNWATSVLLWNIALDPQGGPTNGGCTNCRGVVTINPDTREVTRNVEYYALGHVSRYVRSGAIRVESTQESDELKNVAFRNPDGTMVLVAANTGNEDAAFHVVMEGKTFQYTLPSQSAATFRWKPEVSSNS from the coding sequence ATGAAGTCACGTTGGAGAGAGAGGAGAACAGCATGGATCATCCTGTCGCTCGGTGTATGCATTGTGGCTGGTTTCGGCGTATGGCGGATGACATGCCACACCGAAGAGGATGCCATTCCGCCACCAGTAGAGAAGAAACCCGCAACAGCTGAAGTATGGCTGACAACCGGAGATCAGCAGCATTTATTGGAACCGCAGCAGCCGATTTCCTGGAATACATCGGAGGCGAATGATTCCGACGCAGATTCAGATTACACTATAATTATTGATCCGTCCCAAACGTATCAGACCATGGATGGGTTCGGTGCCGCCATGACAGGCTCGTCCACCTACTTGATCAACCAGCTTCCGCCAGAACAGCGAGTACAGTTACTTCAGGAGCTGTATACCACGGAAGGCTTGAATCTGGATATGGTGCGTCATACCATCGGTGCCTCCGATTATTCGGTGGATACATCAGGGAAACCATCAAGTTATACGTATAATGATATCGAATCGGGTACGGATTATGATATGGAGCACTTTTCGATCGACAAAGATCGGGAAGTTGTGGATATGCTGAGACAGATCGTTGGACTGAAGCCGGACATCAAGGTTATGGGCACACCATGGACTGCCCCGGCCTGGATGAAATACGGCGAGAAGACCATGAATGGCTGGTATCTGGATTACAGCAATCCTCAAGTGTATGAAGCTTACACACGTTATTTCGTAAAATATATTGAAGCCTATCAGGCCCAAGGTGTACCCATCTATGGAATGACGCTGCAGAATGAACCGGAGTTCACCACGGCTAGCTATCCGAGCATGAGTATGGGAGCCGAAGAACAGGCCATGTTTATCCGGGATTACCTTGGGCCGGCCATGCAAGAGGCAGGAATGGACACGCGAATCATCAGTTATGACCATAACTGGGATCAGGCAGTGGAGTATACAGGCAGCGTGCTTAGCGACGAAGCAGCTGCATCCTATATTGATGGTTCGGCATTCCATTGTTATGCAGGGGAGCCTTCTGCCATGACGGACGTGCATGATCGCTTTCCGGACAAAAACATCTATTTTACAGAATGCAGTGGTGGGGAATGGAGTCCTGAGTTTGGCGATAATCTAAGCTGGCAGATGTCCAATCTAATGATCGGTGCTTCGCGAAACTGGGCCACAAGCGTACTGCTCTGGAATATTGCACTGGATCCGCAAGGCGGACCGACCAATGGCGGCTGTACGAATTGTCGGGGGGTGGTGACCATTAATCCGGATACGCGCGAAGTGACTCGTAATGTCGAGTATTATGCGCTTGGACATGTCAGTCGTTATGTGCGTTCAGGAGCCATAAGAGTGGAGTCTACCCAAGAATCGGATGAACTGAAAAACGTAGCTTTTCGCAATCCGGATGGAACCATGGTGCTCGTTGCGGCTAACACAGGGAACGAAGATGCTGCCTTTCATGTCGTCATGGAAGGAAAGACATTTCAATACACACTACCATCCCAATCCGCTGCCACGTTTCGTTGGAAGCCGGAGGTCAGCTCGAATAGCTGA
- a CDS encoding formate/nitrite transporter family protein, producing the protein METEGLRNVEQLALKKHKIYKQSLIRYLARSMLASMFIGFGVIVAFKTGNFFYMEQSPFTYPMAALTFGAAIILIAYGGGDLFTGNTFYYTYAALRKKLRWFEVVKLWIASYSGNLMGAAVFALLIYLTGLFDSSQVNGFLLSVVEHKMEAPAMQLFFRGILCNWLVCLAFFVPMFMKENGAKMFAMMLFVFCFFISGYEHSVANMCTFAIALVLNHPGTISFGGVIHNLVPVTLGNLVGGVLLMGFMYYAVNKPFLDDETH; encoded by the coding sequence ATGGAAACTGAAGGTTTACGCAACGTTGAACAACTAGCCTTGAAGAAGCACAAGATTTACAAACAAAGTTTGATCCGGTACCTTGCACGCTCCATGCTGGCGAGCATGTTTATCGGATTTGGCGTAATCGTGGCATTTAAGACAGGTAATTTCTTTTATATGGAGCAGTCCCCATTTACATACCCTATGGCCGCACTTACGTTCGGAGCAGCCATTATTCTGATTGCCTACGGCGGGGGTGACCTCTTTACCGGGAATACGTTCTATTACACGTACGCTGCACTCAGGAAGAAGCTGCGCTGGTTCGAAGTGGTGAAGCTGTGGATTGCCAGTTACAGCGGAAACCTGATGGGCGCGGCTGTCTTCGCTCTATTAATCTATCTGACGGGATTATTCGATTCGTCTCAGGTCAATGGATTTCTGCTAAGTGTGGTGGAGCACAAAATGGAGGCACCGGCGATGCAGCTCTTTTTCCGGGGGATTCTGTGTAACTGGCTCGTATGTCTGGCGTTTTTCGTGCCGATGTTCATGAAGGAGAACGGCGCCAAAATGTTCGCCATGATGCTCTTTGTCTTCTGTTTTTTCATCTCGGGTTATGAACACAGCGTAGCCAATATGTGTACGTTTGCGATCGCGCTTGTGCTGAATCATCCGGGAACGATCTCGTTTGGCGGAGTTATCCATAACCTGGTCCCGGTAACCCTCGGTAATCTGGTTGGGGGCGTGCTGCTGATGGGCTTCATGTATTATGCGGTAAACAAACCATTTCTCGATGATGAGACACACTAA
- a CDS encoding acetyltransferase yields the protein MKMMLIPYRKQDHAKLVAIWERAVRATHTFLAEGDILFYKSVVSEALSEMEIWEAVDSADEPAGFIGMDGKHIEMLFVDVDKHGQGVGRKLVTHAIGLKGNDLKVDVNEQNEGAARFYTRMGFVQTGRSELDGSGNPFPLLHLELK from the coding sequence GTGAAAATGATGCTTATACCATACCGTAAGCAGGATCATGCCAAGCTTGTTGCCATATGGGAACGTGCTGTAAGAGCAACACATACGTTTCTTGCAGAGGGGGATATCCTTTTCTATAAGAGTGTGGTGAGCGAAGCCTTGTCAGAGATGGAAATATGGGAAGCGGTGGACTCAGCGGATGAACCTGCTGGTTTTATTGGAATGGACGGCAAGCACATTGAGATGTTATTCGTAGATGTGGACAAGCATGGACAAGGTGTCGGACGAAAGCTTGTCACGCATGCCATTGGGCTTAAGGGAAATGATCTCAAAGTGGATGTGAATGAACAAAATGAGGGGGCTGCCCGGTTTTATACCCGAATGGGGTTTGTACAGACAGGCAGATCCGAGCTGGATGGCTCGGGCAATCCTTTTCCCCTGCTACATTTGGAGTTGAAATAG
- a CDS encoding DUF4132 domain-containing protein produces MNQNDNEQVYINGLQERAASLKGIWQELAGYVVEMAESTYLRGDEKAYLITEEILQKQAAATGKPLFEPLLNVLGQLANERLVERFRYIADRATKYPYSIMYERRPFRTADPEQHIGQVIRKLIGLLRMEMRQFSLDEYVSVREYKFDHLYEIRSVLSDCIAYELDHQNGDIKQALHDIIYGDNQSALLTGEMIKGIFMSDQAEAYHMVGELLVAARLQEGLRQSIVERMDEGTIEAFIYILKVIIDHNLIRFSSVVRALAVWTGLGIEAANTRVAAQLIEQAYDALTDAAVREAWEQDSNANKIFISLWATAVIEEDHLNDKLIRIMDHGQMYQKIVAQYVLANSQNRELRLSIARRYLDVQDLELMHWIIQNYDAMYMHNWHFENGENQRSIHISPLPIFEDKATRRHDFDQFKQLLDRIPQGGEGGPSGVLEHVHFRIERNDVVKKMLYLAAYDMDPDWIGEVIAIKDMLSPELRGELLSQFVQQPENNVQRQFVFESLSDKSMSNRESALAKVKKLELTTEEMKQMEALLKLKTGSLRQKVIQVLLLQPVDQLTVSLERLLKAKNELQRLGALELLTEISADSGRADQHEQLQPLARLIQKPTAKEQKLLDKLTEEASRYTASNGFGLFNPSREEPLLQEKRDFSGFSPKDIFTLSLEKAKPFMEGLDALVHQHRDQEYEVEYYAGYRETLLIGATLRSMVSYTERNKMKEMEQYPLHEVWEAYVAQSDLNSLELMQLFFVLQFSTLSGSLNEHYSYYHDQYDYNELNKIPLLEGWRKSFAEQTYPLSYMEELKQIAASLTYKDQVAELIAAAFKDSNPADTFEIAEKTWASIIASMPDDQLEKETGMLHILTERWNYLVRSRIYDDASFQRFFQTAYQFINLVGNTQRFSLLSFEDYLRAFKLRLIDDQTMYRQLLTGGDRFAFIRELTSTRTEGISDDPELVELRNTVVERILEIELTRGELSTEVSTLAMKFERMEGMEHWVHLVSAMDKDTFVRGYIYSYGDNTTRKETFSHLIQVCHPREGEDAKLLGQWLEQYPIQEKKLLEAAMYAPQWMEIVSKHLGWEGLRSAAWYFHAHINERFTAEKETIVAHYSPISPQEFNDGAFDIAWFEEAYAAVGEERFNLLYDCAKYISGGANHRRSQLFADAALGKLRLEDMRQSVQEKRNKDHLLTYSLIPFQAQQEQDLRERYDFIQKFLHESKEFGAQRRASEGAAAQIALGNLARNAGYTDVTRLIWNMEASKLDEMKSYFEPKALDETTTAQLVIDEDGQSELVLVSKGKTLKSVPARFKKDGYITELKELKGDLVQQYRRAKLELERSMTAETSFTVGEVASLMQNPVIRPLIRTLVFQSGDRLGYFDAESACLIVPGEHRATHALEEQDTLVIAHPLQLFRSGTWSEFQRDLFTRQERQPFKQVFRELYLPNEDELANGTVSRRYAGYQIQPKKTVALLKGRQWTVSYEEGLQKVSYEHNLIANLYAMADWFSPADTEAPTLETVQFYDRKTYKPVALKEVPPIFFSEVMRDVDLVVSVAHVGGVDPEASLTTIEMRHVIVNESLRLLKINNVRLDGNYARIEGELGEYAVHLGSGNVFKQATAALYIVPVHSQHRGRIFLPFLDEDPRTAEILSKIMLLAEDKKIKDPQILAQLKS; encoded by the coding sequence TACAAGTTCGATCATTTGTATGAGATCCGATCCGTGCTTTCGGATTGCATCGCTTATGAACTGGACCATCAGAACGGGGATATAAAGCAGGCGTTGCACGATATCATATATGGCGACAATCAGTCGGCGCTGCTTACTGGCGAGATGATCAAAGGTATATTCATGAGTGACCAGGCAGAAGCGTACCACATGGTGGGTGAACTGCTAGTGGCAGCAAGGCTGCAGGAGGGTCTGCGCCAGAGTATCGTTGAACGGATGGATGAAGGCACCATTGAAGCATTTATATACATATTAAAAGTAATTATCGATCACAATCTGATTCGTTTCAGTTCAGTGGTTAGAGCGTTAGCCGTATGGACAGGGCTCGGTATTGAAGCGGCCAACACGCGCGTTGCGGCACAGTTGATTGAGCAAGCTTATGACGCATTGACGGACGCAGCCGTTCGCGAAGCTTGGGAGCAGGATTCGAATGCCAATAAGATATTTATCAGTCTGTGGGCAACGGCAGTTATTGAAGAGGATCATCTCAATGACAAATTGATCCGTATTATGGATCATGGTCAGATGTATCAGAAGATTGTTGCTCAATATGTGCTTGCGAACAGTCAGAATCGTGAGCTGCGGCTAAGCATTGCCCGTCGCTATTTGGATGTGCAGGATCTGGAGCTGATGCACTGGATTATCCAGAACTATGATGCCATGTACATGCATAACTGGCACTTCGAGAATGGAGAGAATCAGCGCAGTATCCACATTTCGCCACTGCCTATCTTTGAAGACAAGGCAACACGGCGTCATGACTTCGATCAGTTCAAGCAGCTGCTGGACCGCATTCCCCAGGGAGGGGAAGGTGGGCCATCTGGCGTTCTTGAACATGTCCATTTCCGGATTGAACGAAATGATGTAGTCAAAAAAATGCTCTATCTGGCTGCGTATGATATGGACCCCGATTGGATCGGAGAAGTCATTGCAATCAAGGACATGCTGAGCCCGGAACTTCGAGGCGAGCTGTTATCCCAGTTCGTTCAGCAGCCCGAAAACAATGTACAAAGACAGTTTGTGTTCGAGAGTCTATCCGACAAAAGCATGAGCAACCGGGAGAGTGCTCTTGCCAAAGTGAAGAAACTTGAGCTGACCACCGAAGAGATGAAGCAGATGGAGGCTTTGCTCAAACTGAAGACCGGATCGCTTCGCCAGAAGGTCATTCAGGTTCTTTTGCTGCAACCTGTGGATCAACTAACGGTTTCACTGGAACGCTTGCTGAAGGCGAAGAATGAATTGCAGCGTCTGGGCGCACTTGAACTGTTGACCGAAATATCGGCAGATTCGGGACGTGCAGATCAGCACGAGCAATTACAGCCATTAGCCAGACTGATCCAAAAGCCTACCGCGAAGGAGCAAAAGCTGCTGGACAAGCTGACAGAGGAGGCCAGCCGGTATACCGCTTCGAACGGTTTTGGCCTTTTCAATCCTTCCCGGGAGGAGCCATTGCTGCAAGAGAAACGTGATTTTAGTGGTTTCAGTCCGAAGGATATCTTCACCCTTTCCCTGGAGAAGGCCAAACCGTTTATGGAAGGATTAGATGCTCTGGTTCATCAACACAGGGATCAAGAGTATGAGGTGGAGTATTATGCGGGCTACCGAGAAACGCTCTTGATTGGAGCGACTCTGCGCTCCATGGTCTCCTATACGGAACGGAATAAGATGAAAGAGATGGAGCAATACCCTCTCCATGAAGTTTGGGAAGCGTACGTTGCGCAGAGTGATCTGAACAGCTTGGAACTGATGCAGCTATTTTTTGTGTTGCAATTCAGCACATTGAGCGGCAGCTTAAATGAACATTACAGCTATTATCACGATCAATATGATTATAACGAATTAAACAAAATTCCGTTATTGGAAGGCTGGCGCAAGTCCTTTGCCGAACAGACATATCCTCTTTCCTATATGGAAGAACTGAAGCAGATTGCGGCTTCGCTGACCTATAAGGATCAGGTTGCTGAATTGATCGCAGCAGCGTTCAAAGACAGCAACCCGGCAGATACGTTCGAGATAGCGGAGAAGACGTGGGCTTCCATTATCGCAAGCATGCCGGACGATCAACTGGAGAAGGAAACCGGAATGCTTCATATTCTGACGGAACGGTGGAACTACCTGGTAAGAAGCAGAATATACGATGATGCCAGTTTCCAACGGTTTTTCCAAACGGCTTATCAGTTTATCAACCTTGTGGGTAATACACAGCGTTTCTCCCTGTTATCATTCGAAGATTACCTGCGGGCATTCAAATTGCGTTTGATTGATGATCAGACCATGTATCGTCAGTTGCTAACCGGTGGGGATCGCTTTGCATTCATTCGTGAGTTGACGTCGACACGGACGGAAGGTATCTCCGATGATCCGGAACTGGTAGAGCTGCGCAATACCGTCGTTGAACGAATTTTGGAGATCGAACTGACACGAGGCGAGCTTTCCACGGAAGTCAGCACACTGGCAATGAAGTTTGAACGAATGGAAGGCATGGAACATTGGGTGCATCTTGTCTCAGCCATGGATAAGGATACGTTTGTACGAGGCTATATTTACAGCTACGGGGATAACACAACACGCAAGGAGACATTCAGTCATCTGATTCAAGTCTGCCATCCACGTGAGGGTGAGGATGCGAAGCTCCTGGGGCAATGGCTTGAGCAATACCCGATTCAAGAGAAAAAGTTGTTGGAAGCGGCCATGTACGCACCGCAGTGGATGGAAATCGTATCGAAGCATTTGGGATGGGAAGGACTCCGCAGTGCAGCGTGGTACTTCCATGCCCATATTAATGAACGTTTTACAGCTGAAAAGGAAACCATCGTCGCTCACTATTCACCGATATCGCCGCAGGAATTCAACGACGGAGCATTTGATATTGCCTGGTTCGAGGAAGCTTATGCAGCTGTCGGTGAGGAACGGTTCAATCTGTTATATGATTGCGCCAAATATATATCTGGTGGAGCAAACCACCGCAGATCCCAGTTGTTCGCGGATGCAGCGTTAGGGAAGCTTCGTCTGGAAGATATGCGTCAATCGGTGCAAGAGAAGCGCAATAAGGACCATCTGCTTACGTACAGTTTGATTCCATTCCAGGCACAGCAGGAACAGGATCTGCGCGAACGTTATGACTTCATTCAGAAGTTCCTGCATGAGAGCAAGGAATTCGGAGCCCAGCGTCGTGCGAGTGAAGGTGCCGCCGCGCAGATTGCTCTTGGCAACCTGGCCCGCAATGCAGGATATACGGACGTCACCCGGCTGATCTGGAACATGGAAGCGAGCAAGCTGGATGAGATGAAATCCTATTTTGAACCGAAGGCCCTGGATGAGACAACGACAGCACAATTGGTCATTGATGAGGATGGTCAATCCGAGTTGGTTCTTGTAAGTAAAGGGAAGACACTCAAATCGGTACCTGCACGGTTCAAGAAAGATGGATACATTACAGAGTTGAAGGAATTAAAAGGGGATCTGGTCCAGCAGTATCGCCGGGCAAAACTGGAACTGGAGCGTTCCATGACAGCAGAGACTTCCTTTACCGTGGGGGAAGTTGCGAGCCTCATGCAAAATCCGGTCATTCGACCGCTGATTCGTACGTTGGTATTCCAATCAGGTGACCGTTTGGGGTATTTCGATGCGGAATCTGCTTGCCTGATTGTACCTGGCGAACATCGTGCCACGCATGCATTGGAGGAGCAGGATACACTGGTGATTGCACATCCGCTGCAATTGTTCCGCAGCGGGACGTGGAGCGAATTCCAACGGGATCTGTTCACTCGTCAGGAACGTCAGCCGTTCAAACAGGTCTTCCGTGAGCTGTATCTTCCCAATGAGGATGAGCTCGCGAATGGAACCGTATCACGACGATATGCCGGGTACCAGATTCAACCGAAGAAGACTGTTGCCCTGCTTAAAGGTCGTCAGTGGACAGTCAGTTATGAGGAAGGCTTGCAGAAGGTCAGCTATGAGCATAACCTGATTGCCAATTTGTATGCCATGGCAGACTGGTTCTCTCCGGCAGATACGGAGGCACCCACGCTGGAGACGGTACAATTCTATGACCGCAAAACGTATAAACCTGTAGCTTTGAAAGAAGTACCGCCGATCTTCTTCTCAGAGGTCATGCGTGATGTCGATCTGGTGGTCAGTGTTGCGCATGTGGGCGGGGTTGATCCGGAAGCCAGCCTGACAACGATCGAAATGCGTCATGTTATCGTCAATGAATCACTGCGACTACTCAAAATAAACAATGTACGACTTGATGGCAATTACGCACGGATCGAAGGTGAACTCGGTGAATATGCCGTTCATCTCGGCAGTGGCAATGTGTTTAAGCAGGCAACAGCTGCGCTTTATATCGTACCTGTGCATAGCCAGCATCGGGGAAGAATTTTCCTGCCATTCTTGGACGAAGATCCAAGAACAGCTGAGATTTTATCCAAAATTATGCTGCTTGCAGAAGATAAGAAGATCAAGGATCCACAAATTCTGGCACAGCTGAAGAGCTAG
- a CDS encoding glycoside hydrolase family 3 C-terminal domain-containing protein encodes MNRRLNLIFLKRWFMLLIIVAVAAMPLHAFAAEAESGADRPWMNKSLSAEERTELLLKAMTLEEKIGFVTGKVNNYYGFYNDGLERLGIPALQMADGPAGVRVANPDVQDKKSTALPAPIALAASWDTDLAKQYGDLIGQEAHNTTHNVVLGPGLDIARTPWGSRNFESMGEDPLLASGMGAAYVNGIQSNPVIATAKHYILNNQETERFTTNATASERAIQEVYARPFQAMVEKADLGSAMCSFNQVNGTYACENKEMLTDLLKDQFGFEGFVMSDYGANFSTAKSANAGLDLETPGEPYGKWGTQLLEAVNKGEVSEQTIDEKVRRILLQMFEKGLFDNPVTNTQINAKADGKQAREIAEQSMVLLQNNDNVLPLSKKELNSIAVIGPDADTASAAGGGSSLVNPTYTVSPLEGIRNRAGNGVEVKYAAGTDPISAGDAFNGPSAVPSTLLSPANAEKSEQNYGTDKAEYGLRAEYWTNTNMEGDPSLVRTDNQVNMNLGFYNYEGFNAQSSKLPVTPTKFNSKMSARWTGSITAPKTGDYQLSLTSLGSAKLYVDDQLLVDNQGETLSTTKKAITLKEGESHNIKIEYRTDFPVQTSHDMGAQVRFGWEAPEDAVDAKMQKAVELAKKSDVAVVVTRTYDSEGYVDRSDLELPNNQEQLIRKVAAANPKTIVVQMSGRAVEMDSWQKEVPSIVQAWYAGQEQGNAVARVLFGDVNPSGKLPVTFPADDSQTPVSTAEQFPGVNGVGTYSEGIFVGYKGYDKEGMTPAFAFGHGLSYTDFDYRNLHVKNTGKGDDATVEVSLNLRNTGKVSGAEVVQVYVGNLPTSVETPEKQLAGWAKVDLKAGKQQRVKIKLDRSALSYWDEKSHEWVMPKGKVSIYVGSASDDIRLTGSVNIGSKSGK; translated from the coding sequence ATGAACAGAAGACTCAACCTGATTTTCCTCAAACGATGGTTTATGCTGTTAATCATCGTGGCGGTTGCGGCCATGCCGTTACACGCCTTCGCCGCAGAGGCAGAATCCGGGGCAGATCGCCCTTGGATGAACAAGTCATTATCTGCGGAGGAACGTACCGAGCTGCTGCTCAAAGCGATGACGCTGGAGGAGAAAATCGGATTCGTTACCGGTAAAGTAAATAACTATTATGGTTTCTATAATGATGGATTGGAGCGCCTTGGCATTCCGGCATTACAGATGGCGGATGGACCCGCAGGGGTACGTGTCGCGAACCCGGATGTTCAGGACAAAAAGTCCACGGCACTGCCTGCACCAATCGCGCTGGCAGCATCCTGGGATACGGATCTTGCCAAGCAATATGGTGATCTGATCGGGCAGGAAGCGCATAATACAACACATAATGTGGTACTTGGCCCTGGGCTGGATATTGCACGTACACCATGGGGATCACGCAACTTCGAATCTATGGGTGAGGATCCGTTGCTGGCTTCCGGCATGGGTGCAGCGTACGTTAACGGGATTCAAAGCAACCCTGTTATAGCAACGGCGAAGCACTACATCCTGAACAATCAGGAAACAGAGCGTTTCACCACGAATGCAACAGCCAGTGAACGTGCCATTCAGGAAGTCTATGCACGTCCGTTCCAGGCCATGGTCGAAAAAGCGGATCTCGGTTCAGCAATGTGTTCATTTAACCAGGTGAACGGTACATATGCTTGTGAGAACAAGGAGATGCTGACGGATCTGCTCAAGGATCAGTTTGGCTTCGAAGGTTTCGTCATGAGTGACTACGGTGCCAATTTCAGTACAGCGAAATCGGCTAACGCGGGTCTGGATCTGGAAACACCAGGGGAGCCTTATGGCAAATGGGGAACGCAGCTGCTGGAAGCCGTAAACAAAGGTGAAGTCAGCGAGCAGACCATTGATGAGAAGGTCCGTCGCATTCTGCTCCAAATGTTTGAGAAAGGGCTGTTCGATAACCCTGTAACCAATACGCAAATCAATGCAAAGGCAGATGGCAAGCAAGCACGCGAAATTGCAGAGCAGAGCATGGTGCTGCTGCAAAATAACGATAACGTTCTGCCTCTGTCGAAGAAAGAACTGAATTCCATTGCCGTCATTGGACCGGATGCAGACACTGCTTCTGCAGCAGGTGGAGGCAGCAGTCTCGTTAATCCGACATATACAGTGAGTCCGCTCGAAGGGATTCGCAACCGTGCAGGCAATGGCGTGGAAGTGAAGTATGCAGCCGGAACGGATCCAATCTCCGCAGGGGATGCATTTAACGGACCATCCGCTGTACCATCTACTCTCCTGTCCCCGGCAAATGCCGAGAAGAGCGAGCAGAACTATGGTACGGACAAAGCGGAATACGGTCTGCGTGCCGAATACTGGACCAACACGAACATGGAAGGTGACCCTTCTCTGGTTCGTACAGACAATCAGGTCAACATGAATCTTGGATTTTATAACTATGAAGGGTTCAACGCCCAGTCATCCAAGCTTCCGGTTACACCAACGAAATTCAACAGTAAAATGTCTGCACGTTGGACGGGTTCCATTACAGCTCCCAAAACGGGTGACTACCAATTGTCTCTGACCAGTCTGGGATCTGCGAAATTGTACGTGGATGATCAGCTGCTCGTAGACAATCAGGGTGAAACGCTGAGCACAACGAAGAAAGCAATTACGTTAAAAGAAGGCGAGTCCCACAACATTAAGATTGAATACCGTACTGATTTCCCGGTACAGACCAGTCATGATATGGGTGCCCAAGTCCGTTTCGGCTGGGAAGCGCCTGAAGATGCGGTGGATGCCAAAATGCAAAAAGCCGTCGAGCTGGCCAAAAAATCGGATGTTGCCGTTGTCGTGACACGCACGTATGACAGTGAAGGTTATGTGGACCGTTCCGATCTGGAACTGCCGAACAACCAGGAGCAGTTGATCCGTAAGGTTGCAGCAGCGAATCCGAAGACGATTGTTGTACAGATGAGTGGTCGTGCCGTGGAAATGGATTCCTGGCAAAAAGAAGTACCATCCATTGTTCAAGCCTGGTATGCAGGTCAGGAACAAGGTAATGCCGTAGCCCGTGTTCTGTTCGGTGATGTGAACCCATCGGGTAAATTGCCAGTGACGTTCCCGGCAGATGATTCGCAAACACCAGTATCCACTGCGGAACAATTCCCGGGTGTGAATGGCGTGGGTACTTACTCCGAAGGAATCTTTGTAGGCTACAAAGGGTATGACAAAGAAGGCATGACACCGGCGTTCGCGTTTGGACACGGTCTGTCTTATACCGATTTTGACTACCGTAACCTGCACGTGAAGAATACAGGTAAAGGCGACGATGCTACCGTAGAAGTGTCCCTGAACCTGCGCAATACGGGTAAAGTTTCAGGTGCAGAAGTTGTACAAGTGTACGTAGGCAATCTGCCAACGAGTGTGGAAACACCGGAAAAACAACTAGCTGGCTGGGCCAAAGTCGATCTGAAGGCAGGCAAACAGCAGCGCGTTAAAATCAAACTGGATCGCAGTGCACTGTCCTATTGGGATGAAAAGTCACATGAATGGGTAATGCCTAAGGGTAAGGTATCTATTTATGTCGGCAGTGCATCGGATGATATTCGTCTGACAGGCAGTGTGAATATCGGAAGCAAGTCCGGTAAATAA